Proteins from one Macrobrachium rosenbergii isolate ZJJX-2024 chromosome 14, ASM4041242v1, whole genome shotgun sequence genomic window:
- the LOC136845778 gene encoding innexin inx2-like isoform X4 — protein MVSAGARMPSVGGGSVDIRSILGSVLNVIKSRANQICSSTCDGLVLRMHYRWTFCMLLGGFLTVWYSWYHRDVITCVSHFNAETQVRLDYINVCLSYPYVEDNGSRRYLLFYRWISWSLLVLAGIYYIPRKVSKNFDNARCKKLLEDLAANAHRYDQAEKELVERAARYILFNLKTHNGLYWKFLTVNLLSLAVDIFAMQYLDFILQGRFLQYGFKAYPFERDPQTFSDYMSQMFPPFASCELSNENQLVNKRIEKFGCHLTIMELYEKLFLVLWIWLIFLSFVTCCYIVFLFSMWLPCMRTYLLRFAKPIHSENKAREVILNVSKNCKIGDVYLLYRLKSHLSHARFYELMSRLSDPNLLSKQIQPAIPPGVTPDKDKMPHNKQVDSLRNRRPNVPQDPPINPDYLHQLLTNPEMMARHPQQHPEQRTPLLKKGNTSILIE, from the exons ATGGTTTCAGCTG GAGCGAGGATGCCTTCGGTAGGAGGGGGCAGCGTGGACATCCGCTCCATCTTGGGCAGTGTCCTTAATGTCATCAAGAGTAGAGCCAATCAAATATGTTCCTCCACGTGCGATGGACTTGTTCTCCGAATGCATTACAGATGGACTTTCTGCATGTTGTTGGGAGGCTTCCTTACAGTATGGTACTCATG GTACCACCGGGACGTTATCACTTGTGTGTCGCACTTTAACGCCGAGACCCAAGTTCGACTAGACTACATCAACGTCTGCCTCTCATACCCATATGTGGAAGATAATGGCTCTAGGCGATATTTACTCTTTTACAGATGGATATCTTGGTCTTTGCTGGTCTTAGCTGGTATTTATTATATCCCAAGGAAAGTTTCGAAAAATTTTGACAATGCAAGATGCAAGAAGCTCTTGGAAGATCTTGCAGCAAATGCACACCGATACGACCAGGCTGAAAAGGAGTTGGTGGAAAGAGCAGCTAGATATATTTTGTTCAACCTGAAGACGCACAATGGACTGTATTGGAAGTTTCTTACAGTCAATCTTTTGTCCCTGGCAGTTGATATTTTTGCAATGCAGTACCTGGATTTCATTCTCCAGGGCAGATTCCTTCAGTATGGCTTCAAGGCATACCCATTCGAAAGAGACCCTCAGACATTCTCGGACTACATGTCTCAGATGTTCCCACCCTTTGCGTCCTGTGAGCTCTCTAATGAAAATCAGCTAGTGAACAAACGTATCGAAAAATTTGGTTGCCATCTCACCATCATGGAGTTATATGAGAAACTCTTCTTGGTACTGTGGATCTGGCTGATTTTCCTCTCCTTCGTCACCTGCTGTTATATAGTGTTCTTGTTTTCAATGTGGTTACCATGTATGAGGACGTACCTTTTGAGGTTTGCAAAGCCAATCCACTCTGAAAATAAAGCAAGAGAAGTTATTTTGAATGTCTCTAAAAACTGCAAAATTGGCGATGTTTACCTGCTGTACCGTCTCAAGTCTCACCTGAGTCATGCAAGGTTTTACGAATTGATGTCCAGATTGTCTGACCCAAATCTCTTGAGCAAACAGATACAGCCAGCCATCCCACCTGGAGTAACACCAGATAAAGACAAGATGCCCcacaacaagcaagtggattcaCTCAGAAATCGCAGACCAAATGTTCCTCAAGACCCTCCTATCAACCCTGATTATCTCCATCAGTTGCTTACCAATCCAGAAATGATGGCCCGTCATCCACAGCAGCACCCCGAACAGCGGACGCCCCTCTTGAAGAAGGGGAACACGAGCATTCTTATTGAATAA
- the LOC136845778 gene encoding innexin inx2-like isoform X1, giving the protein MRGNSTCALIKGYSDVLSTSPSHTLVAVVYIRTRSERARMPSVGGGSVDIRSILGSVLNVIKSRANQICSSTCDGLVLRMHYRWTFCMLLGGFLTVWYSWYHRDVITCVSHFNAETQVRLDYINVCLSYPYVEDNGSRRYLLFYRWISWSLLVLAGIYYIPRKVSKNFDNARCKKLLEDLAANAHRYDQAEKELVERAARYILFNLKTHNGLYWKFLTVNLLSLAVDIFAMQYLDFILQGRFLQYGFKAYPFERDPQTFSDYMSQMFPPFASCELSNENQLVNKRIEKFGCHLTIMELYEKLFLVLWIWLIFLSFVTCCYIVFLFSMWLPCMRTYLLRFAKPIHSENKAREVILNVSKNCKIGDVYLLYRLKSHLSHARFYELMSRLSDPNLLSKQIQPAIPPGVTPDKDKMPHNKQVDSLRNRRPNVPQDPPINPDYLHQLLTNPEMMARHPQQHPEQRTPLLKKGNTSILIE; this is encoded by the exons ATGCGTGGCAACTCTACTTGCGCATTGATAAAAGGTTACTCTGATGTACTTAGCACTAGTCCGTCACACACGCTTGTTGCGGTCGTGTATATTCGAACTAGGAGTGAGA GAGCGAGGATGCCTTCGGTAGGAGGGGGCAGCGTGGACATCCGCTCCATCTTGGGCAGTGTCCTTAATGTCATCAAGAGTAGAGCCAATCAAATATGTTCCTCCACGTGCGATGGACTTGTTCTCCGAATGCATTACAGATGGACTTTCTGCATGTTGTTGGGAGGCTTCCTTACAGTATGGTACTCATG GTACCACCGGGACGTTATCACTTGTGTGTCGCACTTTAACGCCGAGACCCAAGTTCGACTAGACTACATCAACGTCTGCCTCTCATACCCATATGTGGAAGATAATGGCTCTAGGCGATATTTACTCTTTTACAGATGGATATCTTGGTCTTTGCTGGTCTTAGCTGGTATTTATTATATCCCAAGGAAAGTTTCGAAAAATTTTGACAATGCAAGATGCAAGAAGCTCTTGGAAGATCTTGCAGCAAATGCACACCGATACGACCAGGCTGAAAAGGAGTTGGTGGAAAGAGCAGCTAGATATATTTTGTTCAACCTGAAGACGCACAATGGACTGTATTGGAAGTTTCTTACAGTCAATCTTTTGTCCCTGGCAGTTGATATTTTTGCAATGCAGTACCTGGATTTCATTCTCCAGGGCAGATTCCTTCAGTATGGCTTCAAGGCATACCCATTCGAAAGAGACCCTCAGACATTCTCGGACTACATGTCTCAGATGTTCCCACCCTTTGCGTCCTGTGAGCTCTCTAATGAAAATCAGCTAGTGAACAAACGTATCGAAAAATTTGGTTGCCATCTCACCATCATGGAGTTATATGAGAAACTCTTCTTGGTACTGTGGATCTGGCTGATTTTCCTCTCCTTCGTCACCTGCTGTTATATAGTGTTCTTGTTTTCAATGTGGTTACCATGTATGAGGACGTACCTTTTGAGGTTTGCAAAGCCAATCCACTCTGAAAATAAAGCAAGAGAAGTTATTTTGAATGTCTCTAAAAACTGCAAAATTGGCGATGTTTACCTGCTGTACCGTCTCAAGTCTCACCTGAGTCATGCAAGGTTTTACGAATTGATGTCCAGATTGTCTGACCCAAATCTCTTGAGCAAACAGATACAGCCAGCCATCCCACCTGGAGTAACACCAGATAAAGACAAGATGCCCcacaacaagcaagtggattcaCTCAGAAATCGCAGACCAAATGTTCCTCAAGACCCTCCTATCAACCCTGATTATCTCCATCAGTTGCTTACCAATCCAGAAATGATGGCCCGTCATCCACAGCAGCACCCCGAACAGCGGACGCCCCTCTTGAAGAAGGGGAACACGAGCATTCTTATTGAATAA
- the LOC136845778 gene encoding innexin inx2-like isoform X2 has translation MFRSSGARMPSVGGGSVDIRSILGSVLNVIKSRANQICSSTCDGLVLRMHYRWTFCMLLGGFLTVWYSWYHRDVITCVSHFNAETQVRLDYINVCLSYPYVEDNGSRRYLLFYRWISWSLLVLAGIYYIPRKVSKNFDNARCKKLLEDLAANAHRYDQAEKELVERAARYILFNLKTHNGLYWKFLTVNLLSLAVDIFAMQYLDFILQGRFLQYGFKAYPFERDPQTFSDYMSQMFPPFASCELSNENQLVNKRIEKFGCHLTIMELYEKLFLVLWIWLIFLSFVTCCYIVFLFSMWLPCMRTYLLRFAKPIHSENKAREVILNVSKNCKIGDVYLLYRLKSHLSHARFYELMSRLSDPNLLSKQIQPAIPPGVTPDKDKMPHNKQVDSLRNRRPNVPQDPPINPDYLHQLLTNPEMMARHPQQHPEQRTPLLKKGNTSILIE, from the exons GAGCGAGGATGCCTTCGGTAGGAGGGGGCAGCGTGGACATCCGCTCCATCTTGGGCAGTGTCCTTAATGTCATCAAGAGTAGAGCCAATCAAATATGTTCCTCCACGTGCGATGGACTTGTTCTCCGAATGCATTACAGATGGACTTTCTGCATGTTGTTGGGAGGCTTCCTTACAGTATGGTACTCATG GTACCACCGGGACGTTATCACTTGTGTGTCGCACTTTAACGCCGAGACCCAAGTTCGACTAGACTACATCAACGTCTGCCTCTCATACCCATATGTGGAAGATAATGGCTCTAGGCGATATTTACTCTTTTACAGATGGATATCTTGGTCTTTGCTGGTCTTAGCTGGTATTTATTATATCCCAAGGAAAGTTTCGAAAAATTTTGACAATGCAAGATGCAAGAAGCTCTTGGAAGATCTTGCAGCAAATGCACACCGATACGACCAGGCTGAAAAGGAGTTGGTGGAAAGAGCAGCTAGATATATTTTGTTCAACCTGAAGACGCACAATGGACTGTATTGGAAGTTTCTTACAGTCAATCTTTTGTCCCTGGCAGTTGATATTTTTGCAATGCAGTACCTGGATTTCATTCTCCAGGGCAGATTCCTTCAGTATGGCTTCAAGGCATACCCATTCGAAAGAGACCCTCAGACATTCTCGGACTACATGTCTCAGATGTTCCCACCCTTTGCGTCCTGTGAGCTCTCTAATGAAAATCAGCTAGTGAACAAACGTATCGAAAAATTTGGTTGCCATCTCACCATCATGGAGTTATATGAGAAACTCTTCTTGGTACTGTGGATCTGGCTGATTTTCCTCTCCTTCGTCACCTGCTGTTATATAGTGTTCTTGTTTTCAATGTGGTTACCATGTATGAGGACGTACCTTTTGAGGTTTGCAAAGCCAATCCACTCTGAAAATAAAGCAAGAGAAGTTATTTTGAATGTCTCTAAAAACTGCAAAATTGGCGATGTTTACCTGCTGTACCGTCTCAAGTCTCACCTGAGTCATGCAAGGTTTTACGAATTGATGTCCAGATTGTCTGACCCAAATCTCTTGAGCAAACAGATACAGCCAGCCATCCCACCTGGAGTAACACCAGATAAAGACAAGATGCCCcacaacaagcaagtggattcaCTCAGAAATCGCAGACCAAATGTTCCTCAAGACCCTCCTATCAACCCTGATTATCTCCATCAGTTGCTTACCAATCCAGAAATGATGGCCCGTCATCCACAGCAGCACCCCGAACAGCGGACGCCCCTCTTGAAGAAGGGGAACACGAGCATTCTTATTGAATAA
- the LOC136845778 gene encoding innexin inx2-like isoform X3, whose product MNRAGARMPSVGGGSVDIRSILGSVLNVIKSRANQICSSTCDGLVLRMHYRWTFCMLLGGFLTVWYSWYHRDVITCVSHFNAETQVRLDYINVCLSYPYVEDNGSRRYLLFYRWISWSLLVLAGIYYIPRKVSKNFDNARCKKLLEDLAANAHRYDQAEKELVERAARYILFNLKTHNGLYWKFLTVNLLSLAVDIFAMQYLDFILQGRFLQYGFKAYPFERDPQTFSDYMSQMFPPFASCELSNENQLVNKRIEKFGCHLTIMELYEKLFLVLWIWLIFLSFVTCCYIVFLFSMWLPCMRTYLLRFAKPIHSENKAREVILNVSKNCKIGDVYLLYRLKSHLSHARFYELMSRLSDPNLLSKQIQPAIPPGVTPDKDKMPHNKQVDSLRNRRPNVPQDPPINPDYLHQLLTNPEMMARHPQQHPEQRTPLLKKGNTSILIE is encoded by the exons GAGCGAGGATGCCTTCGGTAGGAGGGGGCAGCGTGGACATCCGCTCCATCTTGGGCAGTGTCCTTAATGTCATCAAGAGTAGAGCCAATCAAATATGTTCCTCCACGTGCGATGGACTTGTTCTCCGAATGCATTACAGATGGACTTTCTGCATGTTGTTGGGAGGCTTCCTTACAGTATGGTACTCATG GTACCACCGGGACGTTATCACTTGTGTGTCGCACTTTAACGCCGAGACCCAAGTTCGACTAGACTACATCAACGTCTGCCTCTCATACCCATATGTGGAAGATAATGGCTCTAGGCGATATTTACTCTTTTACAGATGGATATCTTGGTCTTTGCTGGTCTTAGCTGGTATTTATTATATCCCAAGGAAAGTTTCGAAAAATTTTGACAATGCAAGATGCAAGAAGCTCTTGGAAGATCTTGCAGCAAATGCACACCGATACGACCAGGCTGAAAAGGAGTTGGTGGAAAGAGCAGCTAGATATATTTTGTTCAACCTGAAGACGCACAATGGACTGTATTGGAAGTTTCTTACAGTCAATCTTTTGTCCCTGGCAGTTGATATTTTTGCAATGCAGTACCTGGATTTCATTCTCCAGGGCAGATTCCTTCAGTATGGCTTCAAGGCATACCCATTCGAAAGAGACCCTCAGACATTCTCGGACTACATGTCTCAGATGTTCCCACCCTTTGCGTCCTGTGAGCTCTCTAATGAAAATCAGCTAGTGAACAAACGTATCGAAAAATTTGGTTGCCATCTCACCATCATGGAGTTATATGAGAAACTCTTCTTGGTACTGTGGATCTGGCTGATTTTCCTCTCCTTCGTCACCTGCTGTTATATAGTGTTCTTGTTTTCAATGTGGTTACCATGTATGAGGACGTACCTTTTGAGGTTTGCAAAGCCAATCCACTCTGAAAATAAAGCAAGAGAAGTTATTTTGAATGTCTCTAAAAACTGCAAAATTGGCGATGTTTACCTGCTGTACCGTCTCAAGTCTCACCTGAGTCATGCAAGGTTTTACGAATTGATGTCCAGATTGTCTGACCCAAATCTCTTGAGCAAACAGATACAGCCAGCCATCCCACCTGGAGTAACACCAGATAAAGACAAGATGCCCcacaacaagcaagtggattcaCTCAGAAATCGCAGACCAAATGTTCCTCAAGACCCTCCTATCAACCCTGATTATCTCCATCAGTTGCTTACCAATCCAGAAATGATGGCCCGTCATCCACAGCAGCACCCCGAACAGCGGACGCCCCTCTTGAAGAAGGGGAACACGAGCATTCTTATTGAATAA
- the LOC136845778 gene encoding innexin inx2-like isoform X5, whose product MPSVGGGSVDIRSILGSVLNVIKSRANQICSSTCDGLVLRMHYRWTFCMLLGGFLTVWYSWYHRDVITCVSHFNAETQVRLDYINVCLSYPYVEDNGSRRYLLFYRWISWSLLVLAGIYYIPRKVSKNFDNARCKKLLEDLAANAHRYDQAEKELVERAARYILFNLKTHNGLYWKFLTVNLLSLAVDIFAMQYLDFILQGRFLQYGFKAYPFERDPQTFSDYMSQMFPPFASCELSNENQLVNKRIEKFGCHLTIMELYEKLFLVLWIWLIFLSFVTCCYIVFLFSMWLPCMRTYLLRFAKPIHSENKAREVILNVSKNCKIGDVYLLYRLKSHLSHARFYELMSRLSDPNLLSKQIQPAIPPGVTPDKDKMPHNKQVDSLRNRRPNVPQDPPINPDYLHQLLTNPEMMARHPQQHPEQRTPLLKKGNTSILIE is encoded by the exons ATGCCTTCGGTAGGAGGGGGCAGCGTGGACATCCGCTCCATCTTGGGCAGTGTCCTTAATGTCATCAAGAGTAGAGCCAATCAAATATGTTCCTCCACGTGCGATGGACTTGTTCTCCGAATGCATTACAGATGGACTTTCTGCATGTTGTTGGGAGGCTTCCTTACAGTATGGTACTCATG GTACCACCGGGACGTTATCACTTGTGTGTCGCACTTTAACGCCGAGACCCAAGTTCGACTAGACTACATCAACGTCTGCCTCTCATACCCATATGTGGAAGATAATGGCTCTAGGCGATATTTACTCTTTTACAGATGGATATCTTGGTCTTTGCTGGTCTTAGCTGGTATTTATTATATCCCAAGGAAAGTTTCGAAAAATTTTGACAATGCAAGATGCAAGAAGCTCTTGGAAGATCTTGCAGCAAATGCACACCGATACGACCAGGCTGAAAAGGAGTTGGTGGAAAGAGCAGCTAGATATATTTTGTTCAACCTGAAGACGCACAATGGACTGTATTGGAAGTTTCTTACAGTCAATCTTTTGTCCCTGGCAGTTGATATTTTTGCAATGCAGTACCTGGATTTCATTCTCCAGGGCAGATTCCTTCAGTATGGCTTCAAGGCATACCCATTCGAAAGAGACCCTCAGACATTCTCGGACTACATGTCTCAGATGTTCCCACCCTTTGCGTCCTGTGAGCTCTCTAATGAAAATCAGCTAGTGAACAAACGTATCGAAAAATTTGGTTGCCATCTCACCATCATGGAGTTATATGAGAAACTCTTCTTGGTACTGTGGATCTGGCTGATTTTCCTCTCCTTCGTCACCTGCTGTTATATAGTGTTCTTGTTTTCAATGTGGTTACCATGTATGAGGACGTACCTTTTGAGGTTTGCAAAGCCAATCCACTCTGAAAATAAAGCAAGAGAAGTTATTTTGAATGTCTCTAAAAACTGCAAAATTGGCGATGTTTACCTGCTGTACCGTCTCAAGTCTCACCTGAGTCATGCAAGGTTTTACGAATTGATGTCCAGATTGTCTGACCCAAATCTCTTGAGCAAACAGATACAGCCAGCCATCCCACCTGGAGTAACACCAGATAAAGACAAGATGCCCcacaacaagcaagtggattcaCTCAGAAATCGCAGACCAAATGTTCCTCAAGACCCTCCTATCAACCCTGATTATCTCCATCAGTTGCTTACCAATCCAGAAATGATGGCCCGTCATCCACAGCAGCACCCCGAACAGCGGACGCCCCTCTTGAAGAAGGGGAACACGAGCATTCTTATTGAATAA